TTGATCATACGTATGAAAGGGTACAGAGTGTATCAGATGTTGAAAATATAACAAATCAGGAATCCAATAATCCATatattttgggggcatttttgttcattttagtggCATTTTTGTTCCGAGCCCGAATGAATTCCTAATCCTGATGTACATTTCATTCTTAGCCACCTGCTGTGTTTCTTTGAGACTAGTTAAAGATGTTGTGTATTTGTTTCAATGGTGAAATACTTTCATCTATCCCCGTTTAATATGCAAAGTGAACTCAAGTAAGTCATTGGTTGCTGGATTTTACCgaaaagtgtttcaaaaccttgctctgtttgtttgagtgaccAATCCAGCCCGATACGGAAACATTAACTGAACCAGTGGCATGAGTTTGAGAAagaactatctgtttgtccaaccaatggaagtTGGGGAACATGTTGGGGAAACCTGATTGGAAACGGTCTTTTGTTTTGCACTTCTGTTTGTTAAAGCTTGTTgaaaagaaattacacactttacctttaacgATTGATCTTCTCCAGCTCACAACATCAATGTAActggtttctgtgtgtgtgtgtccagtgactgttctgtagcTGTGCCTGTGTGATCTCTGCATAATTGTTTTAGAGGGTTAATAAGACACTGCGAGCAGGCAGCGCTGccttttgtgttctgtgtttaaacaatgttatgAACTTTATGGCTTctcagctgaactggttgctcaGGATATGAGTAAATGCCCTTGGGTCCATGTGTTTCAGTAAAGGTTACCTCAGGGTAGCATCTGTGGGCCAATCATGTTTCACTTACGTTCTTTATTAAATGAGCTGCTATTTGCTCATCCAATACTGAAAGTAATCTCATTTTCAATTCACTAACAGATCTAAGAATAGTTCTCCTGCGTTTATGctccaaataaaacatttgagaCCTTTATAAGATCGGTCACTAAAGTGAACCCCTGACTGGCAAGTTACTGACCTATCAATATGCTCATGCCATTTTATGTTTTGACATCAACAGCAGAGAATAACTAGATTAATTCAAATATCATGTAAATGGGTTTTTCGTGTGTTGAGAAGATTTTTTGCTAAacaattttttacttgttttcttCGCTTTAGATTAATGTTATTCTCTAATATGTTCACTCTACTATATTTCATTATGTAGGGTGAATGTGAACTAGTCAAGTATGTTCAACAAAAGTACAAAAAGAAACTGGATAGGAATTTGTAATTCCCAGCAagctttgcatgggacttgatGCAGAGAGTATAATATTGAAATTGtgttatattatgtatttttgagCAAGAAGAGAAATGTGGGTGACTGTTAATATTTTGAGATTTAGTACCATTGTTGAAGAGTGGAGCTTTTTCTTAGGTTAAGGACAGGTACACAAAGAACATGATATATGTTGCTTTACTCATTGAGCAATTACTGTCTAGCCTTTAGCATGCTAATATATCTTATTTCAATttgttttgtataaatatatatattttttgctgtcCTATTTATAGACAGTTACAGGGTTAATtgcatttccccttctgtcactcactcgacgatgtgtcaaatgaagtgacacaaggagtcttcctgggatgccaaacgttcCTCTGAACCTccgaaaaggccaatgtcaagttggcagacagaaatcgcatgccccgccccagacatattggtataaagggaagcggggcagcgagtcccagtcagaatttttcttcttaGCCGAAcgtttgtgcaacagcaagctgagttcgccactgtttcactcacctctactggcgataagcactgctgttggatctacggcgcgtttccagctggcattctctctctctctgtacgcTGTGCAGTCtgcacccctgggcgcttcgacagcgctttcattgcctgaaagagtgtttctcctcctaaaaagagtttatttcctctaaaagagtttgagtgcccactcataaaagagcaatacacagcaggcgttgaacgtccttttcaggacttgtctttttaaagatgtctttccaactctgtgtagttcctgaaggcggttgatttctctccacttctgacggtcatataagctgcctcgcgtgcctgggctgcgatcacacgcaggcagtgttttatgaatggttcatgttctcagtgcgagaacatagccatggcaacattatggtcgtggctttcttttctcTCGGGAGAAAGCCCTTTCAGCCACACCCcatgtcgttccttcttcccacgggattgaggacagcCCAGCTGccaatgaaggcgatttggggatgacgacgggctcggtttcgccgggtaaatccctacGAACCACCCGCCCTCCGGCATgtttgcttgcttccgtccgagctcgggatgagtgtggctCGCCTTACGGCCAgacggcattctcccttgagcccccggaattggatgatgacagcGGCGTCTAAAGCTGATGAcgaaaaaacatgacaaacaaaagtaacaaacgCTAGAGAGCTCCACAGCTCTGCAgcaccactgtgtgtgtgtgtgtgtgtgtgtgtgtgtgtgtgtgtgtggggtctcAGGCAGGGGTTTCCAGTTTTTTTGCATTCCATGTGTACAGGTGAGATCTGATTGGCTTGGAATGTTCTGAATTCTCTACGGTTTGTTCAATGGGAGGCCTGCTGCTTTTCAACGGCTTGATAGCTTTTCTCAATACAGACAAAAGTTTAGACCTGGGGTAGCTTTGTATGTCCATCTCTAGATCTATGTTAAGCTTTGCGGACAAAGATACTTGTAAGAGGAAATGTTCTCCTGTAGTCATAATACAAGCCCTTTGAATCCTTGAAATGCAGGAATTCCGGTTACCAGATTTTCGAATACACAATCTCCAAGTAATTACATCATCATCTCATTGAGTTGGTAAGTGCATGTTTTTTGTTAGATGTTAAAGGAGTTTTATTGGGTCCGTATGAATAGGGACATGGCAGTACTGTCCTTATGTACatgtagtaataataaaaaaaactatattttctgTAGCGCCTTTAAAAGTTGCATCTCAAAGCGCTGATTTGTACCATCAGAATGTTGTCATTGTTCATCAATCAATGTTACGTCACGGATCTTGTGGCTTTCATATAGGGGTGCACCGATTGATCGACAACCGATCTAAATCGGCTGATATTCAACTTAAATCCATGATCGGCCGATCATGCCTAGAATCAGAgctgatcttttttgcagcatgcatgcatgaatcacacatacacactgctcCTCTAATAAATGACAGAGTGACCattggagggtgagttgttggctattctaagcattcacaaatttattacacgtgtatgaatattaatatagactcgttgcacagtgagcaggaagaggataaaGAGGCTTCTAACGggtataattaattaaacaacaaaacactcaTCTCAGCGTTATTCTGCGCGGAGGttttggctcagttggtagagcgggtcgatCACTAATCgctgggttggtggttcgaatccccactccacatgccgaagtgtccttgggcaagacactgaaccccaagttgctcgcaatggcaggctagcttacataccttacatagcagctctagcagtgtgtgtgtgtgtgtgtgtgtgtgtgtgtgtgtgtgtgtgtgtgtgtgtgtgaatgagatgcaggttaaagcactttgaataccgttaaggcttaaaaaggcgctatataagtgcagaccatttaaatcagattaatgttagtcacaataccactaataacagatGTAACGGTTTAACCTTCAATAGCCTTCATGCATTTGCATaataatttgtgatttgtgttacaacaaGATGCCAAAGACAGAAAGcaaatcatagatattaataattattaataataattgtaataattcataaaatgtgtaatgtatatatttttcttatttttgaatgtaaatgtgatgATTAGCGTGATGATCTTTTGGTttttggttgccagtatgtcacaattacctttttgatattgacaacagaactgttcaatacaaataaatgctaGCAATTCAcagttaatgtaattttaatgtaattttggtaacacttaaattttaattactttagcattaattaatgcattagatatcttGAACAAAATACCAATTCCTTCCAAaatggcaaaatctgtacattattccaaacttttgtccagctgtgtgtgtgtgtgtgtgtgtgtgtgtgtgtgtgtgtgtgtgtgtgtgtgtgtgtgtatatatatatatatatatatatatatatatatattatatattattattattattattttatatatttattattttatatatttattataatttatttttacttaaggTATCCGTTTCATCTGAAATGTCTTCTAAAAATGCTTTTCTCAGTGATTGTCTAATTCGTTTCATTTTCAGATCTCAATATTGATTTCCTTTTAAAAGTTCTTCCTGCTTAGCTGCTTTAGCTGCCCAATCATGCTGTACAATGTGATGTAGCATAGACACATTACTGGTGTAATTTACAcaggtttttgtgtgtttgtgcagacgCTGCAAGAAAGAGTTTGTGAGTTCCAGGCACGCTTGCGCAGCGAAGACACCGCTAAAAGACTCCTGCTACAACACCTGCAGACACACGACCACCAGCTTAACCTAGACAACCACCATAACCAAGAACATCCATCCTTTAACTTAGAACCTCAAGAGCAGCCCAGACTGCAGGGCGGCCAACTCATCCAAGCTGTATCCCCTACAGGTTAAGCTTTGATGTGTGATTGTCTCCGGAACTGTTTAGATTGCAGAAAATGTTATCttatttcaaataattatatttcatcCAATTGAAATATTCTGTCTTATTTGaagttttgaaatgtatttgttgtgtAGAATACAGGTTGTGTCTATTGTTTGCACAAGTATGTGAACGCAAACTTTTGTAGTTACGCAAGGTTGAGTTCACATGTCCATGCATTCTGAAACATTTcataatgcaaaaatgcattgcGTTTTCATCATTGGCACCAGGAGGTGCTATAGCAGACAtaactttgtttctttttgtacaATTAGTTTTTTCTTATTAGTGAACTACTGTCTAGGTCAACACTTTTGGAGGATCTTACTGAGCAAGTTAGTTAGTGTTTAAACTGTCgacatgtttatagctagctactTTGAATAGcaacaaatcaaataaattatttcacaGACATTTTGAAGGTAAATTTATCGCCCCCTGGTGTACTGAAATATTTACCGCCACAGCAGCGCAAGAGTTAAAGTTATGTTTCGACAGCAGGACTACACACTTTCAATGTGTTCTCCAAGCATTCttgcatgtttctggccttaTCTCTTGTGATCTGAAAATGAGAATAttgcctgtgtgtgtatgtataggtgTGAGGGGCTCTAGTGCTTTGAAACTAAGGCCTGTGGATTTTTCCAGCACTGTACAAGGGAAGGTTCACTCACAGGAACAGCTGCAAAAAGAAGAGGAGGAACAACTCGCTCTCATTGCAGGGCTTCGCACAAAGGTAATTTACACACACAGAAAGCAGAGCTTGAGTCTTTCCAGCCATTCACAATATATTGCAGGAGGTAAATTCCTCATTAGGGTGGATGCGTGAAACTTGCCGACTCATTTTTGGGGAGCAGATTTGATGTTGGTGTTGTTTGTGGGTTTGTAGGTCAAGGAGCTGGAGGAGAAACTTGTGGATCAGACGCAGGAGGTGGAGAGACTGCGTTCTGagctggtgagagagagagagagagagagagagagagagagagagagagagttacattGTGTGAATCACCTGATCTTGGTGGGCTAAAGTCAGACTTTTTAAAGCATATTTCTAGAGCTTTATAGGGGAACTCTTGTTCCTGTAGGTTGGGGCTGATCTGATTTAGATTTAAGGTGGGAGGAATGATTGATAGAAGAGGAATGTAAGGCTTTGGCTCTGAAAGCTGAATGGCAAGGATCTCAAATTTGAAACGTATGTGTGGGTTTATTTTGGTTATACTTGGCGGGCACATTTGTCCCCAGAAGTGAGCGCAATAGGACAAAACTTCCCTTTGGAGACATTTGGGGATGTCTTCATCAATTTAATTATaacttttaagttaaaataagtaaaaaaatgcaaaacgtttattttaggggttagggttattTTCGATATTATAATTAACTTAATATAAAAGCAATAGAAGTCTATAGTATGTATTTGGATAACCATGTAAACGTGTGCCTGTGTAGGGGGCGACAGATCTGGAGAAACAGCTTGAGGTGCTGGAGAGTGAAAACCAGTGGCTCAAACAGGAGCTGAGGGTCAATCATACCCCACAGCCCCAGAACACCTGCTCTACTGCCTCCTGTCCACGCAGCCAGGTATACTCTACCTGACACCAGAAACACTCACATTCACGTACTATTACACAagggaaaaaacacacacagctagATGATTTAACACTGTGCCCTAACAAGGTGCAACAAAGCACTGTGCTTTAATCAGTCATTTGCCTTCACATCACGATATGATATTCAGGTTGTCAATGCTTTTGTCCCTTTCTGCAACTTTTCAGTGAGAACAGAAAGCACACACGGCGAATTCACTAAAGTTGCGCCACTTTTCGCGTAGCATTTCAGCACAAAATAATTAGGCTCATTAGCAATTTCtctttattcacaaaactctgtGCTATTTACCTGCCACTATTAGCATCACAGTattatctcttttaaataaaattcattttacgGCATGCAGgcgattttatttaaaagagatgtttttgtatattttctgttgttcatggcagcagtaattaatcaaagAATGATCAAATAATTGAGAAGAGAATTATATTCTGGGTCATTCAGATGTGCGTGCAGTAAAGCACACTttcggcatgttaaagagatgattcgggtgtctggatcacagtagtagAGTAATGCTGTACTGTCCCAGCAGTATGCCAGATTGCAGTGGTCTGCAAGATCGGAATTGAGCCCTGTAAATGTTCAGCACAGATTTTCTGGTCGTGTTAGAGCCATTTCCTGATCTGCATTATTCCTTTAGTTAATCTGGCGCGAAACCAGCACAGACAGTGTGTGCAATTTAATGCCGGTTTTACTGggttcaattacatttttgtgaattcCCCCCACATTTTCAGTCTGCTGTTCATTGTCCATTTTTTTTGTAATCGTCAATCCATCTGTGTCTCTCTCAGGATGTTGAGGCTCTGCGTGATGAGCTGTGTCGTAAGGAGGAGGAGTGCCGTGAGCGGGAGCGGCGACTGGCTGCGGTGGAGGTGCAGGTGCAGGAGAGAACAGGTGTGATAATACAGCTGCAGCAGCAGTTAGAGGAGGCTACACAGTGCAGACAGGAACTGCAACAGCAGCTGGAAGAGGCGTCACAGCACAGGAGTCAGAGTGAGGAGCAGCTGACCTCACGACTTCATGATGCTGAGGAGGCTCTGTCTCGCCAGGCTGCACTGCCCCCACAGGTAAAAGTGAGAACTGCAGGTTTAGAGCAAACATATTTTGCCTATGGCTGGCAGTTggtttaaataataaattgtaaCTGATCCCATTTCTTTGAAAAGTTTATATGATTAATCTATAAATTAGAATTTTCTGAAATGTATCTCTAAATAtttgtgacctgctccatcaATTTACGGTAAGAAAATTatcaatattttgaattttttgatgACCAATTCCTTTAACGTTCTACTACATTTTTGTTCTTTGATTTTCCCTAATGAAAACAATTTTGCCATATAGTTATAGTTATAGTTATACTGTACCttcatgtctgtctctctctctcgccctgcAGTATGTGACCAAGACGGTTGAGGTGGAGTCGTATCAGTGTAAGCAGGCTTTAACAGATGCTCAGGCCCATAACCAGGCACTTCAAGAGCAGTTGGGTGTGCAGAGACAGCTCCTCAGAGAGTTAGAACAGCAGCTACACGAGTCCCAGATGACAAGCAGTCAGCTACACCAGCAGGTATCAACACACACTTACTGTATAATCCGCTCTGAAACATACTCAGGTCAGGCTCTCTTGAGATTATCCTGGAGACACTTCTCAGGATTGTTCTGAGATCTGACTCCGATTTGTGTCAAGTGTGGTGGGATGTTGATCTGTTTAGATGACGTTAATGTCAATTTTTTTCCCAAGTGGTTTGACCTTTTTGACAAACATTATTGTGGAAGAGCAGGTTAACGTCTCTCTCTTCATTTCCGTTGCAGCTGAGGATGGATCACGGCCGCTTGTACGGTCAGCTCTCCAAGGCAGTTGGTGGGGGTAACGCAAAGGTCTCCCACAGGCTGTCCAAATTCGGCCAGATTACGCTGTAGTTGACAGGGTTCAGAGGTCAAAAATGTGTTGGGGGATCAGATTCCAATACTGAATCTGAATCTATAAGAAACAAAGTTACTTTAAACTTAAGTTTTTTGTACGTCCCATTGTAAGTGCTGCTCAagtgtttgactttttttctgtGGTTTGTGTTGGCTAATTCTAATTTTTGACCTTTGAAACCCTGACACTTTGCAGAGTTACTCGTTTAATATCCCTAAGGGTCATTGCTTCTTTTTGTCAGTGTGATCCTATAATCTGTTGTGAAATAGTTGACGTGACCCCTGTTGTGTAAATGCACTGGATGTGTGTGACCCCAACTGCCTTTTTGTGTGGCAAAAACATGTCCCCATCAAGGTCATTCCAGGAACCAATTCATTATATGTTCTCCTTTCATTTAAATGAGTGCATTTCAGCCAGTCTAACAGTCTAAAATTTGACACTAGTTAGTTGTAGACAGCATCTTAACATTGGGCTCTTTTTAAGTTGTAGTCAAGACAGAGAACTTTGTTTTAATATTCACCAAGGTATCATTGCTTTGGTCAAAGTTCTACTAAACTGTAACTGACATTGGGTTGTATTTTAAGAGTACCATGACTTAAGCAaagttatttaataatttttcaaaattgtgcgcgcaaagcgctaatgggctgggtcaagtacaATTTAATTGTGAGGTTCTTCTCCCGTTATTGTACCATCTGTGTCCTAATATATAGTTAATTTCCtatcaagcaccagcaatataaacaaagccagcacattcataagaagttggtagagtaaatggactgtatgcagggaattagaagaatagaaaattGGAAATATAGACTTGCGTTCTTTGGGGCATTAACTGCATCCATTTTGAATGGCATTTTTCGATTACAGTGACACGCTctttttatatgcatggaaaatttGGGTGTTGGCTCCATTAAATTGTAGAGACTAAGTATTAATAATCATATTGCTCAAGTggcacaaatcatggctagtattaatagTGATAATATTGGCCTTCCATGATAAGTAGTGGATCAAGGGATTTGTGGTCACACTTCAGTAttagttttgttttataaataaaacatattgaaacacaaaaaaatttaaaccaaAAAATCTTGTATTTCATACTACACCTCAAActaaaaaatgtaaccaaaataacgaagtggtcaaaaactcttatataaccacctccccaaatccaaacattttactctctccaacttcttccccGGCCTCTTATAAGAATACCTCTGTGACAACAGctggaaaaataccaataaatattagatcataaatacaattgtaaaaacAGTTATggtaattattgaaaaataatcaaTGACatctagaaagtttaacacaaatcccATAAagatttgtttcataaaatggccACAACCGTGATGGTCAAAGACATCATTTGGTGTTTcactgtattttcagagtttggacatggacTTTACCacatgctggtggaatctccaaactgctaATGCAGAATCTGATTTTAGACTTTGCGCCAATATAAGACGTGCTACTCAAAAGAAAATTGTGCTTTGCGCCACATCAATAACAAACAATACACCGACAGTTTGAATGCATAAGCCCCCAGATAGTGCAAGTTGTGCTTAGACTTCACGAAAATTAGATAAGGCATTTGGGCATGATCATTGCTTGTTGAGCTGCACCGAACAaggtcatgaaaatagagcccaagTAACAGCTGGACAGCTTTATTAAAGTAATGCTTTTACaatcacattaataattaatCTTGAtaaccaaaatattatttaagtgCTTTTGTACTTAAACTATTTGCTTTTGAATTGTTATACaaacaatattattacaaatttGGAAATGTAGACATTTTGGGGGTTTTGCTCACAGGAAATCAGATACTAAGACAAAGCAGTAGCAGCTTTTAAAAGGATGTCTCTGTGCTCATCTGTGATGGTGTGGTGTGCATATCTGTCTTTGTGCTTATTTAGTATTTGGTATTGAGTTTAGGTCAGTGTTTGTTTATTCGTAACTGTTTTATCTTTGATATTTTAGGTTAACTGGTTGGTCAGTGGATAGACCTGGTTCGTCACAGATGATTGTCTATGATATCAGTGGGTGCATTTACATGGGCAACATGCAATTGCTGTTGGAGCTTGGCTGTTAGAACATGGTGCTTATAATACCAAGGCCTTGGGTTTGATTCcaagggaacgcaaactaatACAAAATGATTCTGTCAATGCTCttgaagtcgctttggataaacacaccacccaaatgcacaaatgtagaCAGTGAAACACTGATAACTAGCAAAAACAGGATAATTTTACAAACTTGCAAGAGCAATCAAGACATTTATTGACATTGCCATTTATGACATTTCCCCACTAAAATAAAtataaggcatttacatgaccacacacatttcTGGCTTATGCAGAATTTATGCAAGATcgtgcatgtaaatgcattcaTTGACACAAAGTCTGCAGTTGACCTCAGAGTCAGATTTGTTATGAATCTGTACACATTAATGGATGCATGTTTGTTTTAGATCCTGGTGTATGAGGGTGAGATGGAGAGAGCTCAGGGTCAGCTGGAGGCAGAGATGCAGAGTCTGGAGGAGGAGAAGAACAGAGTGATCGAGGAAGCGTTCATCAGAGCTGAGAGTGAGATGAAGTCTGTGCACGAGAACCTAGCAGGTGAGACTATGTGTTTGCATCCATGTATATTGTATGTGTAAATGCTTGTGCACCAAGACGGTGCACTAGAAAAAGTCTGACAgactgagttgtaaaatttccatcatgatCTGTCatacttgttttaattttataaatactAGATTCAGGTGtgtagcatccattataatgggATATACATGACAGAATTAAATTGTTTGACTCCCCAAGCACAAGTCTGGTGAAACCAAAGAGTTCTTGGGTGAAAGTTCTACCTTTCAATCAACCGCTGTGCAAAAACACGGTTTTTTAACTTGCCAGTTATGTGCagcttttaaaggaaataaatgtCCTATCAGAATAGttgaaaatgcacataaaaacttGCACAATTTCTGAGTGTGCCTGATATCACAATAGTGTATCTCATATGAAAAGCACACACATCTCTGAAGCTCTAATCTAAAATAACTGACAATAACTGTCTTTCTGCTCTAAACTAAATGTTTGCGCTTATATTAAATGCAACACAGTAATCATACAGTAAACCTCTGCAGAGATCCTCTCCTCCAAACACAAATGGTTGCATATTACCAGGTGTGAATGGTGATGATGCCTGTTaatacacatcttaataccaggcaaTAAACCAGCACATACACAGCaggagagtgtgtgagtgagacagTGAAGTCAAAACGGATGCTCTAGTTTAAAAaggttttttatatataaatattttgtatctgtcaaaatgatggacagcatccatcaatgtttcaaaaaaatctgtaaatgacagaattttcggtTAACGCAACACCTCCATGCACCTGTCTGTCTCTAATcttctgtgtgtgcgtgtttgtgtgtgtgcaggtgtgcgGATGAACCTCCTGACTCTACAGCCGGCCCTGAGAACCCTCACCTGTGACTACAACTGCCTGAAGAGACAGGTGCAGGAGTTCCCTTACATGCTGGTGAAAGCCATTGCAGAGGCAAAGCAGGAGGTGAGACGAATACAAACCAATGCAAACACCTCCAAATGCATAAAAGCACACGCATTATGATGATTGAATATGATTACAGATCTGTCAGGTGATTGGAGAGGTGAGCAGTGCAAACCAAGAATTGCTGCGGAAATACAAGAGAGAGATGAATCTGAGGAAGAAATGCCACAATGAACTGGTGCGCCTCAAAGGTGAGGCGTTCTTGTTTTTATTTCAGTACTTGAGTGTCAGTGTCATCAAAAGTTAACAATTCAGCATTTAACCAGGCAATTTCTTTTTTATTGACGCTTGCTTATAGGGTTAGGGATTTTTCTTAACCCTTAAAttgaagtattaaactttggcgtGGAACTTCTTCCAAATCTCTCAGCTTGTTGACAAGAGGCGTTCAGACTTAGCGATTTTCAACTGGCAGATGATTAAACTGCCAAGAATTTGTCATAATGAAGACTTGCATTTAAGCAGCAACCTGAGCTAAATATAAGGACCAGAATAAAAAGACTTGTGTGGAGCTGTTCTGACTTAGGCCAGTAAGCACCCACATTGTGACG
The sequence above is a segment of the Xyrauchen texanus isolate HMW12.3.18 chromosome 29, RBS_HiC_50CHRs, whole genome shotgun sequence genome. Coding sequences within it:
- the LOC127623156 gene encoding kinesin-like protein KIFC3 isoform X4: MSDGEEESSFLSLPNSVLQRHCLPSDLSETPTSDQQQLLIQTLQERVCEFQARLRSEDTAKRLLLQHLQTHDHQLNLDNHHNQEHPSFNLEPQEQPRLQGGQLIQAVSPTGVRGSSALKLRPVDFSSTVQGKVHSQEQLQKEEEEQLALIAGLRTKVKELEEKLVDQTQEVERLRSELGATDLEKQLEVLESENQWLKQELRVNHTPQPQNTCSTASCPRSQDVEALRDELCRKEEECRERERRLAAVEVQVQERTGVIIQLQQQLEEATQCRQELQQQLEEASQHRSQSEEQLTSRLHDAEEALSRQAALPPQYVTKTVEVESYQCKQALTDAQAHNQALQEQLGVQRQLLRELEQQLHESQMTSSQLHQQILVYEGEMERAQGQLEAEMQSLEEEKNRVIEEAFIRAESEMKSVHENLAGVRMNLLTLQPALRTLTCDYNCLKRQVQEFPYMLVKAIAEAKQEICQVIGEVSSANQELLRKYKREMNLRKKCHNELVRLKGNIRVLCRVRPICPGETDAADTKNLVTFDQDDDAVLYLSNKGKLMTFELDKVFPPQATQEEVFQEVQSLVTSCIDGFNVCIFAYGQTGSGKTYTMEGVPENPGINQRALRLLFDEVTEKKPDWDYKITVSMVEIYNETLRNLLGDNPNEKLDIKMCPDGSGQLYVPGLTEFRVESVEDINKVFDLGHMNRATACTNLNEHSSRSHALLIVTVAGFNSSTGHRTSGKLNLVDLAGSERIAKSGAEGSRLREAQCINKSLSALGDVINALRSKHSHVPFRNSRLTYLLQNSLSGDSKTLMMVQVSPLESNVSESVCSLKFAQRVRTVEIGHSSSSRRQAENSSTSSSPTHDSVELDSPPVTPVPLPISRTSSAGSTLSSTSKSPSTRWRSHSQLSTDRQVDRSSPLAGDGGQDE